The Gossypium arboreum isolate Shixiya-1 chromosome 6, ASM2569848v2, whole genome shotgun sequence DNA window TGTAGAGCCTAGACTCGGCACGGGCCAAGCCTATTAAGAACTTTGACTATCAACTAGGCCTAGCTCGAATGTTAATACGCGTGGCGCGAGCAAAGAAAGGCTATAAGACAAAAAGGAAAACTCCAGAGATCTATCCCATTCACTTTCCCTTCCCAAACCCTAATCTTAGCCTTGGCCTTTGCCTCTGCTGCATACAATCCACAGCCGTTTAACTTCTCCTTTTCTTCAACCCTCGCCTCCACCTGGTTTCTCCCATCTTCTTCTCCTCTCTTTGAATATCAAGGTTTTGCAGATTGTTCCACTGTTCTTTTCCTAAATGAGAGGCAGAAGTTATACTCCATCTCCGCCCAGAGGCTACGGCCGGAGAGGACGGAGCCCTAGCCCCAGAGGCCGCTACGGTGGTCGCGCTCGAGATCTTCCTACAAGCCTTTTGGTTCGCAACCTCCGCCATGACTGCAGGTTTCTTCTGCTTCTCCCTCCGTGTTCCTTTTGGACTTGTATTATCAGCTCTTCTAATTTCTTCTGCGTTTTGAAATTTGTTATTATGGCGAAATATATTTTTCGCCTAGTTTCTTTTTTAATAATTTGTATCTTATCCTCATTTATGTGAGTACTATAGTTTCTTCTTCTGCCTTTTCTGAATGAACCATTGAATTGTAGCAATTGTTTCTTTGGGGGAGGTTATTTATTTGCTGTGAAGTTTCAAAtcgttttttttttgtctttgatAATGTAATGGGACAAATGATTGATTATTTACGTCCCACTTGAAGCATTCAGATATGGTTTTTGCTTTTGCAGGCCAGAAGACCTCCGCAGGCCATTCGAAAGATTTGGCCCTCTTAAAGATATATATCTGCCCAAGGATTATTATACTGGGTAAGGAAATATTTGCTGCCATATTAAATTTAAGTTGTTTAGATATATTTAATTGTTTTGCTTCTTCCTCTCCTTTTTCCCTCATTCTCTGGACTTGAAACATTCATTcttgatagaatcagaaacatgTATTCTTTTAACCTTTCCGTGGATTTTGTGTGGTATAGGCCATCAGCCATGTTTGGCGACGTTTCATTCTTTTTGGAACCACAGAATACTATTGTGTTAACTTTTTTGCTTTACACTTTTATTATTTCTTCTTTCttcaaaaatatttatgattTCTTTTAGCAAATTTATAACTTCAATAATTTGATAATTTCATTGGGGGATCGTCAATTGATAGATTTATGGTTCTTCAAAATTCTCATTTCAAATTTTAGGGGTTCATGCGAAGTTTTTAAAACCTGTATTTTTTTCTCCCTGTGCTTTTACCTAGCACGCCCTGCTAATGCTCCTTCCTCTGAATATCCATTCCGATGGTGGGGCATTTCTTTAAGTATACTcttttataatcacaaattgggtGTGTTAATTGAAGTTCTTGAGGTTTAACAGTGAAATTAAAGTTTTGAAGACATCAATCAAGTAAATAGAGTTCTTTTGAAGATGATGTTAGTGGTAGTGACGCTTGGAAGAAAGTTGGTTTGAATACATTGTGAAGATGTTCCAAGTCTTGAAGAATTTCAAGTGATCTTTAAACTGATACTTGCAAGGTTAGCAGGCAAGTGCTTGCTTTTTCATGCTTATGATGATCTTCCATATTACTGGGGATTATGTTGGAAACATCATTGGAAAAGGTTATTGGTCGGTATGGTCCTTGTTAGATTTTATTTTCTGCTGTTGCCTTACACTGACTCTTTCATGTAATTCTTCAGGGAACCTCGGGGGTTTGGTTTTGTCCAATATGTTGATCCTGCTGATGCTGCTGAAGCCAAATACCAGATGGATGGGCAGGTTCTTCTTGGTCGAGAGTTGACTGTGGTCTTTGCTGAAGAAAACAGGAAGAAACCAGCTGAAATGAGGCACAGAGAGCGAGCAAGGTAGGGTTTTCAATATATTTAAGGAGCTGTACTTATGTTTTTGGACAGTTTCAAGACACATTTGGCTTCCATTTATTAAGGGGGAGTTATTTCATTGTCTAGCTTCCAAATACAATAGTTGGTTGATTTATTGCTCTGAACCTGCCATTTGAGCATTTCTAGTCCTGACCTCATCACTGGCTGAGTGTTATCTCATCCTGCTAAACATAAATCCCATGGAACAAAGAAATTTCCTAGGAAAATTTGGATTTGCTTTACATTTCTTAGGAAAGTTGTGCTTTCCTTTCTTTCAACTTTCAATGTTTACTGTCACAGAGGAGGTCGATATCGTGATAGGAGAAGGTCCCCTCCTCGTTACTCTCGTTCGCCTCGATATTCACGGTCTCCACCTCGTCATGGGAGATATAGGTCTCGAAGTCGTGATTATTCACCTCCTAAAGATAGGCATTACTCGAGGTAGTAGATGTGTTTCTTCCATAGCTCCAAAAAACATTCCCCTTCATAGGTTTTTGCTATATATATGTGAAATATAATGTAACTTTATGATGTTTTTCCTAAGCAGATCAGTTTCACCCCAAGATGGACACTACAGCCGAGATAGGTATTCACGTTCTCCACCATACAATGTCTCGAGGAGCTGTAGCCGGAGTCTAGAAAGGGGCCAAGGCCCAAGCCAGGGAAGAAGCCGAAGCCCTAGACGGAGCAGAAGCCACAGCCCAAGAGAAGCTGGAAGCCCAATCAGAAGCAGAAGCCGTAGCCGGAGTCCATACCATGAGGAATACAAGAGGGAACTCAATGGAGAAAGGTCTCCCAGTCAATGATATTGTGCTGCCATCTTTTGTATTGTTTGGTGTATTTGATGATGGATGCTGGTGTTTGAACTTAAAGTTTGGATATTTTCAAGGTTTTAGAGTCCAACTGGTTATGTTGAAAAGAGTTATTGCAGCTGAGATTCTTTCGTAAGGCCGTCTGTTAACTAGTAATCAAGTACTGAAATTGAGGAACTGTTTTGCCCACAATTAGTTGGTGACTTATTTATAGTACAATTTGTTAAAACATGCAGGTAGTTTTAGCTTGCTTGCCTTGTGTTCAGATTCTTGTTCTCCCATTGAAGGAACGATTTGATCTGAAGCGCAGGATAATTAGTTTTTGGGTTCTTGAAGAGGTGGGGGGAAAAGAGTTATGCTTGGAAGgggtttaaattttaatatacccACCCTCACAGCTACAGCCTTTGTTACAGGTCATTCTTCTGAGAACGGTAGTTATTATTATTCCTTTTTTATGACTTTCTAATTCTGTACTGTTTTTTTTCCTCAATAAATTGTGGTGGGTGGAATAATTGGTTCATGTGAAGGAGGTTATTCGGTATTGTCTGATAGATCAAATATAGCGAAATTTTATCTTACTCATTGCTTGCTGAACGGTATTCTACAAATCAAGAAATTTGGAAGAATGGTAAACTATTTAAAAATGTGACATTTATGATATTTTGTAAATCCTCTTTGTTAGGAGTCTATTTAGTagttaatttgaaaattttaaaatatttttggatttaattatatttttaattgaaattaaACAAATTTGTCTATAATGCATTTCACTTTTATTATTTACATGATAatttgaaatataaatttaaattttcgaATCTAAATTCTTTATCACTCATTTTATATAAAATGACACTAGAATTTGGTACGTTAAAATTCCCCTGGTCTTAGCTTTGCTATTGTGATTGACCCAAGATCTCATTCgccacaaattaatgaaattaatatttattttgtgcAGTTTTTTTCTTTGGGTACAAATTGTCCATTATTATTAGTACTTTTGGTCTCTGATCAAGTATAACATTAATAAATACTAGAAGTTTATTACACTTATATGTGAATGGAAAATACATATCtagaataaatatttattttaaaaataacatacaataaaaaattaaatgcattattttaaattaattaatattaacatataaaatatgtatgatattaaaaacataaatacGTCATATTAAGGTTATTAAAGAATACAATCATTGGTGTTACCATTAATCCTATGATGGCATTGAGTTAATTTGAAACaacatctcaattaacaacattttaaatatatatatacaattgatggatgtaataaaatatgcataataaaattaaaatataaaagaatatgaaaataaaacttaAGTTGAGTAGTAAATTGAAGGTTTTCTTAATTAACTTGGAATGAGTTCAAATCTCATCATATGAGTTCAAATCAATGATTATACAAGTTCTTTTCTTgtaagataaaataaatataaaataacattGAAGTAAACGCAAGAAGACCATTTGCCTACATTTTTAAAATAAGATCATTAGAATGAAAGAAAATTAAACTGAActcttaaatatattttttatataataattcTTTTCcctctaattttatttatttcagttcttcattttaatttttatctcttttaacttttaactttATACTTTTATCAAACTACCCTAAAATGAGTGACAAATttaacatttgttaattttgctaaTGTAGCATATCGTGGATTGTCATATGGATTGcatgtcaacatttaattaaaatgtaaaactatttttatactttttaaataattttaatgatttttaatttttaaaatttaaaatttaattaaatgttgaTGTATCATCCACATGGCAATCTACATATATGCCACATCAACAAAGTTAAAAAGTCAACATTTCATCCATTTAaaggtgatttgataaaaaacgtaaatttaaaaactaaaaaaataaaaaattaaataaaagattaaaatgattttttaataaaattagaggataaataaattattatgactatttttcctttttaagtATTAATTCGATATATGTTGCTTTGTTGAGATATTTTTTAGTcataatatttttcttatttgattttcaaaatttcaagattCTCTTATGGTATTAACATTAAATCGAAtcacttaattatttaaaattacttAATACACTTGTAATTATATTCTAGATAATAAGTAGTTTTAATTATGCATATGTTAGCATATAAAACTATTTTTCCTTACCATTTGAGATTTAAGTGTTCCATTGTTGGGGTCTCTTATCCGCGCAGTGGCTAGCCTTGCTATCTTTGCAGTGGTCTTTTATTTTTAGTTGACTTTTTATATGAACCCATAGAGATAGAAGAAAATTCTTGCACACATTTTTGACTGGCTTAAACATAAAACTAATATTTCAACATGTCTATTTCGTATTTAagggttatttatttatttttatttatctttgtCTCATATTAATATTCTATTTTttgtcaactaaatcaatatttttatataacACAGCTAAATTCAAGAcagatgataaaataaaattatgacacgtaacataTTAAAACATATCAAATACAAA harbors:
- the LOC108486489 gene encoding serine/arginine-rich SC35-like splicing factor SCL30A isoform X1, translated to MRGRSYTPSPPRGYGRRGRSPSPRGRYGGRARDLPTSLLVRNLRHDCRPEDLRRPFERFGPLKDIYLPKDYYTGEPRGFGFVQYVDPADAAEAKYQMDGQVLLGRELTVVFAEENRKKPAEMRHRERARGGRYRDRRRSPPRYSRSPRYSRSPPRHGRYRSRSRDYSPPKDRHYSRSVSPQDGHYSRDRYSRSPPYNVSRSCSRSLERGQGPSQGRSRSPRRSRSHSPREAGSPIRSRSRSRSPYHEEYKRELNGERSPSQ
- the LOC108486489 gene encoding serine/arginine-rich SC35-like splicing factor SCL30A isoform X2; translation: MRGRSYTPSPPRGYGRRGRSPSPRGRYGGRARDLPTSLLVRNLRHDCRPEDLRRPFERFGPLKDIYLPKDYYTGEPRGFGFVQYVDPADAAEAKYQMDGQVLLGRELTVVFAEENRKKPAEMRHRERARSVSPQDGHYSRDRYSRSPPYNVSRSCSRSLERGQGPSQGRSRSPRRSRSHSPREAGSPIRSRSRSRSPYHEEYKRELNGERSPSQ